The Desulfonatronum sp. SC1 DNA window ACAGTCGCCACGACTTCGCGCTGACGAGCCAATACGCCACTCCGCCGGATTCACCGGGCAGGGAGTTTTTCTGGGGAGCGGTGCTGGAGAGAACGAGCGAATGAATCGGCGCGGCGCGGGGTTGGAGCAACTTGGCGGAATCCCTGTCGGAATCACTCAAGAATCCACCACGGCCCCTTCCACTTCCCCGATCTCGCCTTCCAGCTCTTCCAGTCGAAGCATCAAACGTTCGGCCTGTTGCTCCACTTCATGGTATTCCTTGCTCAAGCGGGTAAATTCGTCGCTTTGGGCATAGGTTTTCGGATCAGCCAGGATCGTTTCCAGGTCGCTCTGGCGGGTCAAGACCGTTTCCAGTTCGGACTCGGCCCGGGCGTATTCGGCTTTCAACGGCTTGAGCTTGCGGGAAAGCGCGTTGCGGCGCTCAGCCTCGGCCCGGCGGCGTTCCTTTTCATCCTGGCGTGAGACCTTGCCGACCTGGGTCGGCTTTTCCACAAGGCATTCGGAGAGGGTCGCGCGGCGATGCTCCTCGTACTCTTCGTACCCGCGAGAAAACACGTGCAGCCCCTCCGGCCCCACGGCCCAGACCTCTTGAGCCGCCTCGGCCAGCAGACGGCGGTCGTGGGCCACGAAGATCAGGGTCCCGGTGTATTCCTCCAGGGCGCGAATCAAGGCTTCCCGGCTTTCCAGATCCAGGTGGTTGGTGGGCTCGTCCAGGACCAGGAAGTTGGCCCGGGCCGCGAACAGGGAGGCAAGCAGCAGGCGACTCTTCTCTCCGCCGCTGAGGCTGGACACCGGGCGTTCCCAATATTCCTCGCCCAGCAGAAACAACCCGAGAATGGAGCAGACCTCGTAATGGCTGGCCTTGGGACCGGCCAGACGACGCATTTCGGACAGGACCGAGGTTTTCGGATTGAGAATTTCGGTCTGGTGCTGGCTGAAATAGCCCATGACCGTATTCGGGCCGACCTTGATCCGCCCCGCTTTGGGCGCCAGATCCCCGCTGATCAGCTTGAGCAGCGTGGTCTTGCCCGCGCCGTTGGGGCCGACCAGGGCCACCTTCTGTCCCCGGTAGAGCTGAAAGGTCAGCGGCGGCCAGAGCGGTCGGCCATCGTCAAAGGCGAAGCCGAGGTCAGCGGCGGCCAAAACCGTCTGATCCCCCCGGCTGGGTTCCGGCAGGGAGAAGGACAGGGTCTTGGCCCGGACCTCCGGGCGCTGCTCCCGGAGTTCATCCAGCTCCTTCCGCAGCTTGTCCGTGCTCTTCAATTTGCTCTGGGCCTGCCGGGCCTTGCTGGCCTTGAACCGGAAACGGTCGATAAACACGGCCTGGTGACGAATCTTGTCATCAATGGCCGCGGCCTGACGCTCCCACTGCTGCTCCATTTCCTCCCGCCAGGCCAGGAATTCGGAAAACGTGCCGGGACGGAGAATAGGCTTGGCTTCGCCCAAATACAGGGTCTGGGTGGCCACCTTGTCCAGAAAGACCCGGTCGTGGGCCACGAAGATCAGGACGCCGTCAAACCCGAGCAGATACTCCTCCAGCCAGGTCACGGCCTCAAGATCCAGGTGGTTGGTGGGCTCGTCCAAAAGCAGCACGTCCGCCCCGGCGGTGAGCACCCGGGCCAGCTTGGCCCGCTCCCGCCAGCCGCCGCTCAGGGCTTGCAGGGGCTTGCCCAGATCGGCCTCGGTAAAACCCAGGCCGCACAGGATGGTCTTGGCCCGGTGTTCCGGGCTGTAACCGAGTTGGTGCTCCAACACGGTCTGTTCCTCGGCCAGAATCTTCAAGACTGCTTCATCCCGGCGCTGGACCGCGTCTTCCCAGCGATGCCAGAACCCGGCCCAGGACGGCAAGGCGTCCATGACCCAGGGCAACAGCCAGCGCTCCAGGTCGCCCGCGTCCAGTTCCTGGGCCACATACCCCAGACGCGCGCCGGTTGAAAAAATCACCCGGCCGCTGTCGGGATTGGATTCCCCGGCCAGAATGCGCAGTAAGGTGGATTTGCCCGCGCCGTTGGCGCCGACCACCGCCAGGCGGGTTCCGCCGACGATTTCCAGATTGAAATCCTTGAAAATATCCCGACCGCCGTAGGACTTGGTCAGGGCATGTATGGTGAGTTT harbors:
- a CDS encoding ABC-F family ATP-binding cassette domain-containing protein, yielding MSKLTIHALTKSYGGRDIFKDFNLEIVGGTRLAVVGANGAGKSTLLRILAGESNPDSGRVIFSTGARLGYVAQELDAGDLERWLLPWVMDALPSWAGFWHRWEDAVQRRDEAVLKILAEEQTVLEHQLGYSPEHRAKTILCGLGFTEADLGKPLQALSGGWRERAKLARVLTAGADVLLLDEPTNHLDLEAVTWLEEYLLGFDGVLIFVAHDRVFLDKVATQTLYLGEAKPILRPGTFSEFLAWREEMEQQWERQAAAIDDKIRHQAVFIDRFRFKASKARQAQSKLKSTDKLRKELDELREQRPEVRAKTLSFSLPEPSRGDQTVLAAADLGFAFDDGRPLWPPLTFQLYRGQKVALVGPNGAGKTTLLKLISGDLAPKAGRIKVGPNTVMGYFSQHQTEILNPKTSVLSEMRRLAGPKASHYEVCSILGLFLLGEEYWERPVSSLSGGEKSRLLLASLFAARANFLVLDEPTNHLDLESREALIRALEEYTGTLIFVAHDRRLLAEAAQEVWAVGPEGLHVFSRGYEEYEEHRRATLSECLVEKPTQVGKVSRQDEKERRRAEAERRNALSRKLKPLKAEYARAESELETVLTRQSDLETILADPKTYAQSDEFTRLSKEYHEVEQQAERLMLRLEELEGEIGEVEGAVVDS